In the genome of Drosophila kikkawai strain 14028-0561.14 chromosome 2R, DkikHiC1v2, whole genome shotgun sequence, the window ACGTCGCAGACGCATTCGGCCTGGCTTTTGGCGATGGACAAGTTGGCGGTGACCTTCAAAAAGCCACTGGCTATATTGTCGTTCATTAGAGCAAAAGTTTCGCATTTGGCAACATGGAACATGCTGAACGTCTTTCTGTGGCCTTTTCTCAGACGCTGGCAAAAAGCGAAAAAGCGGAGAATTGCGAAAATtcgttttcagtttttccATCTTTTGTCGTTCGCCGTTGCGCTTGTGTCTCCATCATTTTGTGGCAATTAATTAAGTCTCTGCAGATATGCGTACGCCACCCACCTCTCCCGCACTCTTGGCGCCagaaatattgttttaattggCCGCCGTTGGTTGCCGCAATTTGTTGCCTTGTCTCTCTTTTGGCCGGATTGGTTATTATTGCGTAATCGCAGCCAGATCTCCCAGATCGCGATCGCCAATCGATTGCGGCCTGAGTGGGATCTCTCTTTCGATTTTGGGCGGTTTCTGTGCCAATGATTTATGGGTTATCAGTGCTCCAGTTAAGAGCCCGCCGGAGTAGAGGATGCTGGTTATGaatattcatttttttgtattcataaatattattaattttgatatttcATATTACTTGCATGTTGTTTAAAAAGAAATCTTTACTAAAGGGCTCATAAGATCAGAGCTTTACATGGTGAATAATTAGGCTTAGGTTTGACAATCGTTTTGTTtccttaataattaaataataagaaatcaTACTATATTATCAACAGgaataatgtttttatttttataataaaaataagactTAATACTTATTATCCCAAGTTGCTAAGACTAACTTAGTCAAAGGcttttttccaaattaaacTTGTAACGAATATGGCAACTCATAATACGTTTTTGTGTCTGTAACTTAACTTATTTgtgattttaaatgtaaaaataaaagttacttCTAAATAATTCCAACTTTAAGAGAAAACATTTCATATATTATTTGGTATGAGTTCTATAACATTCCTTAACTTTAGATTTACATTTAGCTTCTATGCAATTATTAAgcattaaagaatatatattttaattactatGCAGCTAGGGAAATCTTGATCTAGTCTGAACATTCTTGTGCAAACTAATTTGGCGTAATTAGACCCTAAGCTTGACAGCAATTAAGCTTGACGGAGAGATCCGCTTTGTAATGGCTGGCAGTTGCGTAACCCGAAAGACAATTCAAGTCAAGATCAAAATTAATGTAGGTATTCCAGCGCGAGAATCGGAGCGGACTAACACCTACGAGAGTCAAGAGCACGTTGCAAATAGAAGTGCAATTCGCAGCAAATTACTGCTGAGATATGGAATAACGAGTGCATGCAACTGCTGGTACCTCGGCCACTCCCCCATGGATGTGGGCACACGAGGTCCGCAAAGCCGGCGACCTTCGCGGCGGGGTtcacttcttgggctggatcCAGAGAACCAGTTCTGTCCCAAGGCGGATCGGCTCTCTTTTGTTTCTAAATCGATGCCGAAGAAAATTAAGTCAGAAATTAACAAGAACGGGTGACTTTTTATTAGAAAGTTGTTTCAGTTCCGTCTTTGTCGCGAGCAACGTCCTTGGGGCCGGGCCTCAAGAGGGCTTTGGCCCCCATTAAAATCCCCTCTTCGGGGGACCGCATcccgaaaataaacgcgctgATCTCTAATATATGGTGAGCACGCTTAGAAAAACTGTTTTAATTGCCCTCGTTTGGCTAATACGCAAGATGGCACAAACCggatttatgtttattttttaatcgaCGTAAACAAATGCTAAATACCCCTAAACTTAATTGATTCAATTCATCAAATGCAAACACGTTAAGAACTTTTTGCAGTTTGAAAGTTGATATTTGGGCTTCTGATGAGGAAAAACCCGCCAAGTTCGTTCACTTCTCGTAAAAGGCTGAAAATGCCAAGTGTCTGCTCTGCCAGTCCTACGCAAGCTGCTAAATGTAACTGAAATTTACGACCGACTTTTAAATGAACTCCGCTGACGTCAGTCTGCGAATGGATCTGTCTCCAGTCGACCTTGCGCGTGACTTTTCAGACTCTGATCGTAGCTCATCTGCATcccttcatcatcatcatcacttCACCTGTAATTGATTAGCCCATAAGACGACTTTTCCTTCCTACTTGAGGCTGTGCGAATTCGGGTCATGTCAGCCCAAGTGACTGGCATGGAGAAAGGAGCTTCAGCTGTTAAGACCAGGAAGCTGTCTGCAAGGACACATCACAAGCAAGATGTCCAAGAAGTCTTTAATAAGATAAAGCTGATAGAGAAACATTAAATTGAATTGTTCACAGCCTTGACAATAAATTGCCTTATGATTTTTTGCAGAAGCAAGTCATTAATAATAATCGATAAATGTATAATCAAAAGTGTAAATcagttttgattttgatttatttatgacAAAGTCAGGGCTCTCACATATATGAAGCATTCTTttataacaatatttttaataccttGCCAAATATCCAACATTATAACCAACAGCAAACACAGTTCGTTAATAATGATAAAACtctttatttacaaaatatatatacaagacATTGTACAGCAAGTAACCCGATTGTATAGTACTTCCAGCAGCCAACCAGTGACAAAGCCATtcggatttaattttataaattttaatttattttgtccTTAATAGATTTCCACATAGATATTCTGTCGTTATCCATTCAATTCATTGTGCGCGGAAAGCCCTCACTGGTAAACGGAGCCGGCTAAGCTGTCCATAGACGGCGAAATCTACAAACAGTTAGCTGGTGTTTACCCTAAACTCAAGATCTCGTGCCGCACAATGGCTTCCATTGGGGGGCTGGATCggaaataatttacaaaaggCGTTGCTTGCTTCATCTTGGGGTCTTAACAGCTACAGAGAGTGGCAGGGCGGAAGTGGAACTTCCAGGGTTGGTGTCTGCTCGGGACGGTAGGATTGGAGGGGAGACTGACAGGGGGAGTGGATAGTTGAAAATGTTGCTAGATTTCCCTCGGCTCATTTCCAGAAAGTCCGCTCGCTCCAATGGAAGGGCCGTCCGCTTACTTGTGGTAGCCGTGGTGGTCGGCGTAGACGGAGGCGTCGTGTCCGTAGCTGCTCACCGGGTAGCTGCTGACGGCCACGGTGGGGGCGTGCTTCACCACGGAGTGCGACACCACGGGCACCTTCACGTAGACGGGGTAGGGGCGGTCCACCTGGACGGGCACGGGCACCTTAACGGCCTTCTCCACGTAGACGGGGTAGGGCTTGGCCACCGGCACGGGGTATGGCTTGGGCACCTCAACGGGCACGGGGCGGTCGACAGGCACGTGGATGGGCACCTTCTCGTGGCGGATCACCTCGTAGGGCTGGGGCACGGGCACGGGCACCTTCACGTACTCCTTGACGGTCACGGGCACCTTGCGGATCACCTCGTAGGGCTGGGGCACGGGCACCTTGACTTCCACGGGCACGCGCTTCTCATGGACCACGGGATAGGGGCGGTCCACATGCACGGGCACGGGGATGCCcttggtgatggtgatggtctTGTGCACATCGGCCTGCTTGCTGATCACATACGGGGCGGGGGCATGGTGGACGGCCACGGCGGGAGCGGTGTGTCCGATGGCGATGGCCGGACCACTGTGGCCCACGGCGATGGGGCCGGGGGCGGAGTGACCGGTCAGGCCGTAGCCGTGTCCGGCAATAGATCCGTGTCCCAGGTAGCCAACATCCAGGCCGGCGTGACCGTAGCCGTAGCCCAGGTCGAGCAGGCCGCGCTTGTCCAGCTTCTTCTCCAGGGGCACCTTCTCACCCTCGGTTTTGCTGGCGCAGGCGGAGGCCACCAGCAGAGCGGCTAAGCAGATCTGAAAGGATCGGGGAGGGGAGTATGTATAAGCAAAGGATTCTTTATCCTGTTTTAGTAGTAAAATCAAAGGATTTTGGGTTTATTTAGGTTTTCCTTAAGCAGCTAAGCTTGTTTATCTATCTTATGACATAAACTAGTTTTAACTAAAGATTTGATTAAGTTTTTAGTAGTTTTTTAGCTGTGATTTCTATGTATGTATCTGGGAAAGTGAAAAgaggaaaaattatatatttatatctatcAAATTGTCAATATTAGTTGCATAAATCATTCAATCCTGAGATTCTACTTTGTCCTGAAATATTTCAATGATGCTTATAATTTCAATGTCTCCTTTAAGACTAAAATTGATTTCAGCCAAAGAAGAAATTACTATAATGCTGTTCTTTATCCCCGTAGCTGTGAACCAATTCTGCTTACCTGGGATTACCTAACGATAAATCACACCTGTGTGCCCCTTTTGCATAGATTATCGATTACTCAATCGCATTAGAAAGTGACGCCCAAATTGGCGACTGTTGTCTCATCGGCCTCCCTTGCGATTCAAATGGCCAGGTGAAATTCGTGCGTGCCGCGCATAAGCGATGCGACCCAGAGTCCCGCCCACCTCCCAACCGCCCTGGAGCTGCGTTACGTTGCGCATGCGCAGTCCGCGTCTCTTCGGTGCATTGGAGTTGCGAGTGCGAGTGCTGGCTTTAATTGAGCAAATGAACCGAGGCGATTACGGCCTGCTATTAGACGTGGCCGGCACTCCAATTATGATCGATCAGTTAGCAGGCTCTTATTAGCCATGTTATTCAAGTTGAAGTTTGTCATTTGCGGTGGTCAATTTAACGGTTCGTCATGTTTTAGGAAGTAACTGGAGGCGGACCGACAATATTGTATATTTGCATTGCAAAGAAGCTTGTGAAAATCCCAGGCAACTAGTGTGGTATTAACCATTAATTGTATGCTTTTGTTATAATGGAAATGAGTTACAGATGGTATTGTTCTATATGTGGGAGTTGCCCCCTAATTGGTCAGACTCAATAGCAATTCTGTGATTCTCCCTTTCACCTTGGCTAACTTATTCACCTATGTTTATGTCTCACATTCTAATGGatggatttttcttttaatttattgcacCAAGTATGTCTATTGTACTTACGAATACTTTCATTGCGGAGTCGATTGGGACTTGCCAAGGCTGCaaataaacagaaaacatGATTCAGTTattatagaatatttaaatatttttttaaaaacaatttatctGGCTTTTGGAATTGCTCGATGCACAAATTAAAGGCACACGTCGGGACACACTACACTGTTTGAAATCACTTCAGTTTGTAAATAACTTTGGGCATTGCTCGCATTTCTTAAAACAAACGAAATAAACTTGGGCTTACAAGCAACTCAGTAGCAGGCAAAATAGACTGTGGAAGGATTGTAGAATCACTAGCGATTCCAAACCTTTGACTGGATGCTGTCTGTGGTCAGTGGCGGGCTTTTATACCCCCAAAGAGTTTTTGTGTCAAAACGAAACTGAAAACGCCGCCGAGCCATGTTTGAGCCAAGTTGTCGAGCGCTGGTCGAAAGCTTTTCTCACCGGGCCACTACGCTCTCTCCAAAGCTCCCGGCCAGGCCGGGCTCTGTGCCTGTGTTGGTGCGCTTTGCTGGTGTGTGCAAGCCACTCGAAAAGTGGCAAGCGGAAGCGCTCACCACCACAGAGGCGCTCCACCAATACCACTACCTTCCTTGGCTACTCTAGGGGCCGGAGTTGGATCATAAAATACTGGAGCAAATTTGGACTCGttaaaaatgcacaattaaataaattaacaaaatcttGAAACGATATTTATCTTGGGAAAATCCCGAAGAACTTCCTATGATCAGCGATTATTTATGTTCGGATTTCGGTAAACAATCTTTGAGACTCTCCACACTTTATTATTGTTCCCAAAATATCTCGTAGTGAAAGGTCATATGTCTATCAAAATTGTGGTTCTGTTTGTTTTAAAAGTTTCAGAAGACCATAGAACCTGAttcttaaaatcaataaaatggtATCCATTATAGAAATTTTATAGACTTTATTGTTGATTCCATTAAGCAAACAGAGATAGCTTATTAATgtcatatttataaatcaagatttcaatttaatctaaaaacaagaaaggaagctaacttcggcacgccgaagtttgtatacccttgcagatattatttcattacattttacctatacttattatgtttacagtttgacagttacagttttgcattcccagctttacattttgtatacatctaccgatcggtttatatggcagctatatgatatagttgtccgatttttatgaaatttataccaaaattctagaacaataaaaaaagcctatatctcagagtagatacaaatacgttgaaaaacaacgaagctataatttttttcctattaatttcccgatcgttcctatggcagctatatcatatagtcgtccgatttttataaaatttttaccaaaattcagaaataatataaaagggccatatctcaaaaatggtgcaaaaatattgaaaaacagcaaagtaataattttttttctaaaaatttatcggacatttgtatggcagctatatgatatagtcgtccgatccggcccgttccgacatatatagcagtgagagtatatagaagactatatgcaaagtttcattcagatagcttttaaactgagggactagtttgcgtagaaacggacaggtggacagacggacagacggacagacggacagacggacatggctagatcgactcggctgttgatgctgatcaagaatatatatactttatagggtcggaaacgtctccttcactgcgttgcaaacttctgactgaaattataataccctgcaagggtataaaaattgataaagAACAATAAAAAGAGTATTTTGTTTGGTATTGCTGATAATGATAATCATTTTATTAGGCcacacttgttgttgttgttttaacGAAATCGAAATCTCCACGGCttgcaaatataataaattctttaaaatgtttactgAAAACAAAGGGTTCTCTAATTTCTAAACAAACACGAATCACAcgttgttttattatttaccctGGCGACTTtgattttgttaatattaaaCTTGTATATAATAATCTGGGAAAATTGTGTGCAAATCGTAGagttatataataatattgctCATTTCGTTAATTACTTTtattagtatttattatttaaaatcgtTTTACAATTCTGGTTTATCtgtgattttttattaaattatcttaaatctagaaaatataaatttatggaTTAAATATCCATCTAATCCATAAAAGTATGAGGAATATGTTACTTATTTCAACAAGTAAATCATATCATAATCAGAGATCTATTCGGCTTATCCTATATCTGTGCTAACACTGATTTCGCTTGCATAATCCCTTTTAATCGATAACTTGAAACGTGATTGATAACTAGAGATAGCTTTTCATGTTTATCAtggataaataatatataggGCTTTCCGGTCTTGCACCGCCAACTGTCTCAGATTACGCCTGTGATCTTCCTGCAAAATTGAGCAGAAAACGGAAGTTGGAAGTGTTGGAGTGCCTCGGTTACTTTGATGTCTCAATCCAAGCGGAAAAGATGCAGCGGCTTGGAGCAGTGAAAACTGATGCAACTGCAGATCAATACGATGTGGGTCCAGGGCTCGGGTTTCGTCTTTGCAATATGTTGCACAGCCctacaaaaattgtttttattttcaattcaaCTTCCATTTAATAGTGTTTTCTTTAAATCTATTGCTGGTTTCTCCtcgttaaaaaatatatatttttaattaatattccattttatttgtaaaaaacCATGCAGGCCAGTGCTATTGATTATTGACAATGTTGCAAGTACGGACCCAATTCGCGGGTGACTGCGATCCGACTGGGATTGCAAATGGATCTGTGACTGGGACGGGGACTTCGCCCGGGAGTGGGATCGGGTGCCATGCGTGAGATCTGCACTCTGCCGCAAAAGTGAAAGGCCTTTATGGGTCGGCGCTGCAGTGGCGGAGCAGTTGCCGCTGCATTCGCACAAAATCAGATTATATATCAGCGGGCCGAGTCCGTGATTTGGCAATTGCCAGCATAATTATTTGTTAATGCGCAAAATGAAACCAGTTGGATATTGGACGCGCCATCTGACAGCCCAAATGATATGCGTGAGCCGTGGTGATTGACTAATCTTATTGTCTTGCTCCGCCAGACGGGAAAGATATTTGCATTTTCTATTGTCTTTTCCAGATTCTACAAAAGCAATTCCAACTAAAGCAAACATTTAGCGATCGAAAATCGATATAAAAagcagctttccaaattcgaAAACATTTTGTCAGCATTTGAAtttcaacaaataaaaagcCTGTATAAAAgcactttgttttgtttgtgcaGAGGAACATCAGTAGTACTCCGCCGCCTTAGTTTAAATCTTTGTTCCTTATTGACTTATCAAACAACTATTGAAagcattaaaaactgtctCTATTTTTGAAGCAATTTAAGATGGTTTCGTTCGATCCATATTCATGAGCTTGTTATACTTCTGGGCTGCTTAATAAGACCAGCTAGCATATTTGTAGACTAATTTATTCATTACTGTAAAGAAGACTTTCCTAATCAGGAATATGgtaataagtaattaaattttgtacaATAGAGAAAGCTGATAAGGGGAATGTAATGTAAAAATATCCCTCTAATTGTGGCCAAACAGTTTCTCTTAAAGCTTAAAGACATAGTCCACAGATGTGGTtagattttagtttaaaataagtGTATTATGAAGCTATCAGTTCAATTTATAGTTGAAACTGTAATTGTAATATCTCCAGCAGGTTTATAAAAGGACCTTATTGCTAGGTTTACATATGTTTTCATATTATAACGGAGCTCTGTTAAATTTAGTAATTTCAAAGAAACTTGTTTAAAttgttgaaatataaatatttagtagcaccacaaatttaaattaatttataggATTCTTTAGATTGTGAAAAAGTCTTAGCCGAGGAAAAGGCACTATTTTGACACttcccaaaaacaaaacactccTTTCTGTTTCTTCCTCTCCGTTAAATCGGAATTCCCAATTAAGGCAGCTCCCCTGGACTTTAGGCCTCTGGCCGACAACTTGTACTTTTTGCAGAAAATGTGTCGTTTTCTATGTTAGTCCAGATGGAACTGAGCCAAGTCTGCCTGGACTGGGTCGCTGCAGCTGTTTGCCCAGAGCTGCAAACGTTACAATTTTGCCAGGCGGGAAACAATCAatgcacaggaaaaaaaattcatCAATGAAAATTTCTAATAATGCCAAAAGTTTTGATAACACTCAATAGTAGCCAGAGAAATTGTATTGAACTATATAAGTTGAAGTTTATAAGTTTGGCAAACTATGTTCccgtttaaaatttaagaaacatCATACTTTTGTACCTCATTGGCTTTTTTAATTAGtaacaatttttgtttactgatatttttatcttttaaatgttttattaagTATCTCCCTGTAACAGGCAAATATATTGTTCTAGCTCTATCGAAAGCCCTTATGCTCGTTGTCGTATCTCATACAAATTTCTGACAATGTAAGAGAGAGCTAAGGAGGCAAGGCTGATTGCCGTACGGCGATTCGTGGATGCTTTTGTTGTATGCGGTTACAAGTTGCAAAATCCAAACCAACCTTCCTCGTCGCCAACTGCATTTGGGCTTCGGTTTcggtttgaatttttatttgcttcttGGACTCTGCTGTGCGGATTCTCATGTTCCAAGTCGCCATAAATTGTGGTCAACCGATGCGACGTAATTCATTGATTATAACGACAACAATAACTGCACAGCCCCCGTCGTTTCACCGACCCTGCACATTTGCTGCATGCTGATTTATGGCCAATTGTTTGCAGTG includes:
- the Vajk3 gene encoding zinc finger protein 512B: MKVFICLAALLVASACASKTEGEKVPLEKKLDKRGLLDLGYGYGHAGLDVGYLGHGSIAGHGYGLTGHSAPGPIAVGHSGPAIAIGHTAPAVAVHHAPAPYVISKQADVHKTITITKGIPVPVHVDRPYPVVHEKRVPVEVKVPVPQPYEVIRKVPVTVKEYVKVPVPVPQPYEVIRHEKVPIHVPVDRPVPVEVPKPYPVPVAKPYPVYVEKAVKVPVPVQVDRPYPVYVKVPVVSHSVVKHAPTVAVSSYPVSSYGHDASVYADHHGYHK